One Theropithecus gelada isolate Dixy chromosome 18, Tgel_1.0, whole genome shotgun sequence DNA segment encodes these proteins:
- the LOC112611550 gene encoding succinate dehydrogenase cytochrome b560 subunit, mitochondrial-like isoform X2, which translates to MAALLLRRVRCHYLQAHFGPQLCIRKSLPVVMSIGRRGTGIAFSAGVSLFGTSALLLPGNFESYLELVKSLCLGPALIHTAKSALVFPLTYHTWNGIRHLMWDLGKGLKIPHVYQSGVAALVLTVLSSMGLAAM; encoded by the exons ATGGCTGCACTCTTGCTGAGACGTGTTCGTTGTCATTACCTCCAAGCCCACTTTGGCCCTCAGCTCTGTATCAGAAA GTCTCTTCCCGTGGTGATGTCCATCGGCCGCCGTGGCACTGGTATTGCTTTCAGTGCAGGAGTCTCTCTTTTTGGCACGTCGGCCCTGTTACTCCCCGGCAACTTTGAGTCTTATTTGGAACTCGTGAAGTCCCTGTGTCTGGGGCCAGCACTGATCCACACAGCTAAGTCTGCACTCGTCTTCCCTCTCACGTATCACACCTGGAATGGGATCCGACACTTGATGTGGGACCTAGGAAAAGGCCTCAAGATTCCCCACGTATACCAGTCTGGAGTGGCTGCCCTGGTTCTTACTGTGTTGTCCTCTATGGGGCTGGCAGCCATGTGA
- the LOC112611550 gene encoding uncharacterized protein LOC112611550 isoform X3 has protein sequence MAALLLRRVRCHYLQAHFGPQLCIRNWSLPVVMSIGRRGTGIAFSADVGPRKRPQDSPRIPVWSGCPGSYCVVLYGAGSHVKNGGSQHHLPTRYIHPSFCLSFLSPAWEKFSLFV, from the exons ATGGCTGCACTCTTGCTGAGACGTGTTCGTTGTCATTACCTCCAAGCCCACTTTGGCCCTCAGCTCTGTATCAGAAA CTGGTCTCTTCCCGTGGTGATGTCCATCGGCCGCCGTGGCACTGGTATTGCTTTCAGTGC TGATGTGGGACCTAGGAAAAGGCCTCAAGATTCCCCACGTATACCAGTCTGGAGTGGCTGCCCTGGTTCTTACTGTGTTGTCCTCTATGGGGCTGGCAGCCATGTGAAGAACGGAGGTTCCCAGCATCATCTTCCTACACGTTACATTCACCCATCTTTCTGTTTGTCATTCCtatctccagcctgggaaaagtTCTCCTTATTTGTTTAG
- the LOC112611550 gene encoding succinate dehydrogenase cytochrome b560 subunit, mitochondrial-like isoform X1 has protein sequence MAALLLRRVRCHYLQAHFGPQLCIRNWSLPVVMSIGRRGTGIAFSAGVSLFGTSALLLPGNFESYLELVKSLCLGPALIHTAKSALVFPLTYHTWNGIRHLMWDLGKGLKIPHVYQSGVAALVLTVLSSMGLAAM, from the exons ATGGCTGCACTCTTGCTGAGACGTGTTCGTTGTCATTACCTCCAAGCCCACTTTGGCCCTCAGCTCTGTATCAGAAA CTGGTCTCTTCCCGTGGTGATGTCCATCGGCCGCCGTGGCACTGGTATTGCTTTCAGTGCAGGAGTCTCTCTTTTTGGCACGTCGGCCCTGTTACTCCCCGGCAACTTTGAGTCTTATTTGGAACTCGTGAAGTCCCTGTGTCTGGGGCCAGCACTGATCCACACAGCTAAGTCTGCACTCGTCTTCCCTCTCACGTATCACACCTGGAATGGGATCCGACACTTGATGTGGGACCTAGGAAAAGGCCTCAAGATTCCCCACGTATACCAGTCTGGAGTGGCTGCCCTGGTTCTTACTGTGTTGTCCTCTATGGGGCTGGCAGCCATGTGA